Genomic window (Parabacteroides sp. FAFU027):
CGCAGTTTTATGATCCGAATTCACCAACACAGCGGGTAGGTAGTGATATTACCAAATCTTTCAATCAAATCCAACATAAATATCCGATGCTTTCCCTCTCCAATACTTACTCTGAGGGGGAAGTTGCTGATTTTTACGAAAGAGTAAGAAAAGCTTTAAATGATGATTTTGAGATAGTGTGCGAATTAAAATATGATGGCACTTCTATTTCTCTTACTTACATGAATGGAGCATTACAAAGAGCAGTTACCCGGGGCGACGGAGAGAAAGGCGATGATGTCACTGAAAATGTGAAGACAATCAGATCCATTCCTCTCAGACTGATTGGGGATAATTATCCTGATGAGTTTGAAATCCGGGGAGAGATTCTAATGCCATGGAGTGTATTTGATACTTTAAATGAGGAGCGTGAAAGAGCTGAGGAACAGTTATTTGCAAATCCAAGAAATGCAGCCGCAGGAACACTGAAACTTCAAAATCCTCAGTTGGTTGCCGAGCGAAAACTGGATGCCTATCTCTATTATTTATTGGGCGATAATTTACCTTCAGATGAACATTCTGAAAACCTGAAATGGGCTGAAAAATGGGGTTTCAAGGTCTCTAATGCCGTCAAAAAATGTAGTTCTCTCCAAGATATTTATGATTTCATTCAATATTGGAATATTGAACGTAAAAATTTACCGGTTGCAACAGACGGTATTGTATTGAAAGTTAACTCTTTAAATCAACAAAAGAACTTAGGTTTTACAGCAAAATCCCCTCGTTGGGCAGTTGCCTATAAATTTAAGGCAGAACAAGCTGTAACTACATTAGAATCAGTCTCTTTCCAGGTCGGAAGAACCGGTGCTGTTACCCCGGTTGCAAATCTGACTCCGGTTCTGCTTTCTGGAACTACGGTGAAAAGAGCCTCTTTACATAATGCGGATATTATTGAATCTCTTGATTTACACTTGGGTGACCAGGTATTTGTAGAAAAAGGTGGTGAAATTATCCCTAAAATTACCGGTGTGGATGTTAATCACAGACATTTATCAGGTGAAAAAGTACGATTTATTGATACTTGCCCTGAATGTGGATCTGCATTAGTGCGTGTTGCCGGAGAGGCGGCTCACTATTGTCCTAATGATACCGGATGTCCTCCTCAGATTGTGGGGCGTATCGAGCACTTCATTAGTC
Coding sequences:
- the ligA gene encoding NAD-dependent DNA ligase LigA, which gives rise to MQNKIESLRLDLHKYNYHYYVQNAPLISDQKFDFLLKELQQLEQTYPQFYDPNSPTQRVGSDITKSFNQIQHKYPMLSLSNTYSEGEVADFYERVRKALNDDFEIVCELKYDGTSISLTYMNGALQRAVTRGDGEKGDDVTENVKTIRSIPLRLIGDNYPDEFEIRGEILMPWSVFDTLNEERERAEEQLFANPRNAAAGTLKLQNPQLVAERKLDAYLYYLLGDNLPSDEHSENLKWAEKWGFKVSNAVKKCSSLQDIYDFIQYWNIERKNLPVATDGIVLKVNSLNQQKNLGFTAKSPRWAVAYKFKAEQAVTTLESVSFQVGRTGAVTPVANLTPVLLSGTTVKRASLHNADIIESLDLHLGDQVFVEKGGEIIPKITGVDVNHRHLSGEKVRFIDTCPECGSALVRVAGEAAHYCPNDTGCPPQIVGRIEHFISRKAMNIDGFGGETAELLFKNGLIHNISDIYDLKYESVLKLERFAEKSAMNLISGIENSKKVPFERVLFALGIRFVGETVAKKLAKAFKSIDNLEKAQLPELISIDEIGERIGQSVVEFFSNLVNIEIISRLKEAGVQLEISESQTENLSEKLAGLTIVISGTFTKHSRDEYKTLIENNGGKNSGSISAKTNYLLAGENMGPAKLEKATKLGVKIISEDEFLTMIGND